In Cololabis saira isolate AMF1-May2022 chromosome 10, fColSai1.1, whole genome shotgun sequence, a single window of DNA contains:
- the apoda.1 gene encoding apolipoprotein Da, duplicate 1 — translation MKLYFVLVFGLVLPLIRAQVPHWGPCPEPGVQPAFSLKQFMGRWFEIAKLPAQFEKGRCIETNFTLRTDNSIRVASSEILKGEVRKIEGTGVIEDMKNPAKLGITYSYVLPYSPYWIVSTDYVNFALVYSCTDVLRLFHVDFAWILGRNRSLPDATIEKARDTFATNNIDVTRMIPSRQQGCVKTL, via the exons ATGAAGTTATATTTTGTTCTGGTCTTTGGACTCGTCCTCCCGCTCATCCGAGCTCAGGTTCCCCACTGGGGCCCGTGTCCAGAACCCGGAGTCCAGCCCGCCTTCAGCCTCAAACAG TTCATGGGGAGGTGGTTTGAAATTGCCAAACTCCCAGCCCAGTTTGAGAAAGGCCGCTGCATCGAAACCAATTTCACCCTGAGGACAGACAACTCCATTCGAGTGGCCAGCTCTGAAATACT AAAAGGAGAGGTGAGGAAAATCGAAGGGACCGGAGTCATAGAAGATATGAAGAATCCAGCCAAACTTGGAATAACTTATTCCTACG TCCTTCCCTACTCTCCTTACTGGATCGTGTCCACTGACTATGTGAACTTTGCCCTGGTGTATTCCTGCACGGACGTCCTCAGGCTCTTCCACGTAGACTTTGCCTGGATTCTGGGCCGAAACCGGAGCCTGCCTGACGCCACCATCGAGAAAGCCAGGGACACGTTTGCCACCAACAACATCGACGTGACCAGGATGATTCCCAGCAGGCAGCAGGGCTGTGTCAAGACTCTCTGA